A stretch of Camelina sativa cultivar DH55 chromosome 18, Cs, whole genome shotgun sequence DNA encodes these proteins:
- the LOC104762635 gene encoding WD repeat domain-containing protein 83-like, with protein sequence MSATAELPTKEAHVLKGHEGAVLAARFNGDGNYALTCGKDRTIRLWNPHRGILIKTYKSHGREVRDVHVTSDNAKFCSCGGDRQVYYWDVSTGRVIRKFRGHDGEVNAVKFNDSSSVVVSAGFDRSLRVWDCRSHSVEPVQIIDTFLDTVMSVVLTKTEIIGGSVDGTVRTFDMRIGREMSDNLGQPVNCISISNDGNCVLAGCLDSTLRLLDRTTGELLQVYKGHISKSFKTDCCLTNSDAHVIGGSEDGLVFFWDLVDAKVVSKFRAHDLVVTSVSYHPKEDCMLTSSVDGTIRVWKK encoded by the exons ATGAGCGCGACGGCAGAGCTGCCGACGAAGGAGGCACACGTGCTTAAAGGCCACGAGGGAGCGGTTTTAGCGGCGAGGTTTAACGGAGACGGGAACTACGCTCTCACCTGCGGCAAGGATCGGACCATCCGTCTCTGGAACCCGCACCGTGGAATCCTAATCAAGACCTACAAATCCCATGGCCGCGAAGTCCGCGACGTTCATGTTACTTC AGACAATGCCAAATTTTGTTCATGTGGTGGTGATCGGCAAGTTTATTACTGGGATGTTTCAACCGGACGTGTAATTCGTAAATTCCGTGGTCACGATGGAGAG GTTAATGCAGTGAAGTTCAATGATTCATCATCTGTAGTTGTATCAGCTGGTTTTGATCGTTCGCTACGTGTTTGGGACTGCAGATCTCACAGTGTTGAGCCTGTTCAG ATCATTGATACGTTTTTGGATACAGTCATGTCTGTTGTTTTAACAAAGACTGAGATTATTGGTGGTAGTGTTGATGGAACTGTTCGCACATTTGACATGCGTATTGGCAG GGAGATGTCAGATAACCTAGGCCAACCAGTTAATTGTATATCAATATCAAATGATGGAAACTGTGTTCTAGCTGGTTGCTTGGATTCTACTCTGCGTCTACTTGATAG AACCACAGGAGAGCTACTCCAAGTCTATAAAGGTCATATTTCCAAG TCATTTAAAACCGATTGCTGCCTCACTAATTCGGATGCACATGTAATCGGAGGATCAGAGGATGGATTAGTTTTCTTTTGGGATTTGGTAGATGCAAAAGTTGTATCGAAATTTCGAGCACACGATTTAGTG GTGACAAGCGTGAGTTACCACCCTAAAGAAGACTGTATGTTGACCTCTTCAGTCGATGGTACAATTCGTGTCTGGAAAAAATGA
- the LOC104762634 gene encoding egg cell-secreted protein 1.5-like produces MATKTTSKPSLLIFLTILYLISTVHVIMVAEARKIQVWTLATDHSGAGNLMDCWNAGLELKSCTDEIVKFFLSQIATNGAAVKGGIDKDCCGAVGLIEKDCWSVMFTSLGLTTMEGNNLREYCDFQAEKSELSPSPASETFALSPVEITYPGLN; encoded by the coding sequence atggcTACAAAAACTACTTCAAAGCCTTCTCTTCTCATATTTCTAACGATTTTGTATCTCATATCGACCGTTCATGTCATCATGGTCGCCGAGGCAAGGAAGATCCAGGTCTGGACGCTGGCTACGGATCATTCCGGTGCGGGAAACTTAATGGATTGTTGGAACGCGGGGTTGGAGCTTAAGTCATGCACCGACGAGATCGTCAAGTTTTTCCTTAGTCAAATTGCTACGAATGGAGCGGCGGTTAAAGGTGGAATCGACAAAGATTGTTGTGGAGCAGTTGGGTTGATCGAAAAAGATTGTTGGTCCGTTATGTTTACTTCTTTAGGGCTTACGACTATGGAAGGGAATAATCTGAGAGAGTATTGTGATTTTCAGGCGGAGAAGTCGGAATTGTCTCCGTCTCCGGCGTCTGAAACTTTCGCTTTGTCTCCCGTTGAGATTACGTACCCCGGACTTAATTAA